The Oleidesulfovibrio alaskensis DSM 16109 genome has a segment encoding these proteins:
- a CDS encoding universal stress protein — MDKHLLVAVSEHRESSAGVRFACSLFNGSAGVRMTLLHVLGTAGQDAAAAAAMQRRAADMLHGVRQWAEGQGVLPADIETLVLPRRYGVLRDIVDTARKGLYDAVVVGGRYLSRLEQMYEDSVSRGLLWESVDFPVWICHQPDASRRNVLLCLDGEEPSYRIADHAGFMLRDCAGHAFTLLHFNRARTAAEEVLERGRMLLEENGVGKDRIETLVMESSDHVESILNVADRGHYAVVAAGRNKRQPDSFFNRLFTRSVTMRLRDNTQRFALWVSQ, encoded by the coding sequence ATGGACAAGCATCTGCTGGTGGCGGTGAGCGAACACAGGGAATCTTCGGCCGGAGTGCGTTTTGCCTGCAGTCTGTTTAATGGTTCCGCCGGAGTGCGCATGACGCTGCTGCATGTGCTGGGTACGGCAGGACAGGATGCTGCAGCGGCTGCCGCCATGCAGCGCAGAGCTGCAGACATGCTGCACGGTGTGCGTCAATGGGCGGAAGGACAGGGCGTTTTGCCTGCAGATATTGAAACGCTGGTGCTGCCGCGCCGGTACGGCGTGCTGCGCGACATTGTGGATACCGCCCGCAAAGGACTGTACGATGCCGTGGTGGTGGGGGGGCGTTATCTGAGCAGACTGGAACAGATGTATGAAGACAGTGTGAGCCGCGGTCTGCTGTGGGAGTCCGTTGATTTTCCCGTATGGATATGCCACCAGCCGGACGCTTCAAGACGTAACGTGCTGCTGTGTCTGGACGGCGAAGAGCCTTCTTACCGCATTGCGGACCATGCGGGGTTCATGCTGCGCGACTGTGCGGGGCATGCGTTCACTCTGCTGCATTTCAACCGTGCCCGGACTGCTGCGGAAGAAGTGCTGGAACGCGGCCGCATGCTGCTGGAAGAAAACGGTGTGGGCAAAGACCGCATTGAAACGCTGGTCATGGAAAGCTCCGATCATGTGGAGAGCATTTTGAATGTGGCGGACCGGGGGCACTATGCCGTTGTGGCGGCGGGCCGTAACAAACGTCAGCCGGATTCTTTTTTCAACAGGCTGTTCACGCGTTCCGTCACCATGCGGCTGCGTGATAACACCCAGCGGTTTGCCCTGTGGGTGAGCCAGTAG
- the amrA gene encoding AmmeMemoRadiSam system protein A — MSDFVLAPADADKEFLLRTARGAVADGLAGREAHPAAPPPECSAVPQMELGAFVTLELDGVLRGCIGQLTGSGPLYVTVARMAQAAAFGDSRFAPLTAAEAGRVTYCVSVMGPVTPCPDPALIETGRHGLVVRRGAHAGLLLPQVAAEHGWNRETFLEHTCRKAGLAPDAWRSAGTQIFWFEAVIIR, encoded by the coding sequence ATGAGCGATTTTGTACTGGCGCCTGCGGACGCCGACAAAGAATTTCTGCTGCGGACAGCCCGTGGCGCCGTTGCGGACGGACTTGCAGGACGCGAGGCGCATCCCGCAGCTCCCCCGCCGGAATGTTCGGCCGTGCCGCAGATGGAACTGGGGGCTTTTGTCACACTGGAACTGGACGGCGTGCTGCGCGGCTGTATCGGGCAGCTTACGGGCAGCGGTCCGCTGTACGTCACGGTGGCACGCATGGCGCAGGCTGCGGCCTTCGGCGACAGCCGCTTTGCACCGCTCACCGCGGCAGAGGCCGGTCGTGTGACATATTGCGTGTCTGTAATGGGACCGGTGACGCCGTGTCCTGACCCCGCGCTTATAGAAACGGGCAGACACGGGCTGGTTGTCCGCCGGGGGGCGCATGCGGGGCTGCTGCTGCCGCAGGTGGCCGCAGAGCACGGCTGGAACCGCGAAACATTTCTGGAGCATACCTGCCGCAAGGCGGGGCTTGCCCCTGATGCGTGGCGCAGTGCCGGCACACAGATTTTCTGGTTCGAGGCCGTCATCATCCGCTGA
- a CDS encoding sigma-54-dependent Fis family transcriptional regulator: MAFILVVDDEESICFTFRLFLEQAGYDVQTASSCAGALTVIDGQTPDLIFADIMLGGPSGIDLLREVRHRGLTMPFILITGEPSMETAVEALALGADEYLYKPVDKDKLLLAAERWLRYKYVVDQKQRLEREKDELRRHLETVFNAVPDAIVTVSSGFTVLSVNEACRNILGMDTAAAGGQPCDKALGSAAAECMPLLREAVRAGHIVQRGGVAVQHDRGEIIVDISAVPLACAAAATEHPPGTDAAGGVMLIVRDVTRLTGLERALAAQHIRRSMIGRSSVMRGVFRLVESLADTDTTVLVTGESGTGKELVADALHHSGARAQGPFVKVNCSALSETLLESELFGHVRGAFTGATKDRTGRIQMAHGGTLFLDEIGDISPSVQLKLLRVLQEKEIERVGEGRPVKVDVRVVAATNKSLRALVARGKFREDLYYRLKVVEVHLPALRERREDIPLLAEHFIEEFNEHFHRRVSGLDSSAQQLLVQYDWPGNVRELRHAVEHAFIMAGGNVIPAAALPAELMQSGRFSAQSAGTGALRHDAPDAAAQGAEWKQRLSAALKETGGNKAKAARLLGISRQTMYRRLRELGM; this comes from the coding sequence ATGGCCTTTATTCTGGTGGTTGATGATGAAGAATCCATCTGTTTCACGTTCCGCCTGTTTCTGGAACAGGCGGGATATGACGTGCAGACGGCCTCGTCCTGCGCGGGGGCGCTGACGGTTATTGACGGGCAGACACCCGACCTGATTTTTGCCGACATCATGCTGGGCGGACCCAGCGGCATAGACCTGCTGCGCGAAGTGCGCCACCGCGGGCTGACAATGCCCTTTATTCTCATAACCGGTGAACCCAGCATGGAAACCGCGGTGGAGGCTCTGGCTCTGGGGGCGGACGAGTATCTGTACAAACCGGTGGATAAAGACAAGCTGCTGCTGGCTGCGGAGCGCTGGCTGCGCTACAAGTACGTGGTGGATCAGAAACAGCGGCTGGAACGGGAAAAAGACGAACTGCGCAGACATCTGGAAACGGTGTTCAATGCCGTGCCGGATGCCATTGTGACAGTCTCTTCGGGCTTTACGGTGCTCAGTGTCAATGAAGCCTGCCGGAACATACTGGGCATGGATACGGCAGCCGCAGGCGGACAGCCGTGTGACAAGGCGCTGGGAAGCGCTGCGGCGGAATGCATGCCGCTGCTGCGGGAGGCCGTGCGCGCGGGGCACATTGTACAGCGCGGCGGTGTGGCTGTTCAGCATGACCGTGGCGAGATAATTGTTGATATAAGTGCCGTGCCGCTGGCCTGTGCAGCGGCCGCTACTGAGCACCCCCCCGGGACCGATGCTGCCGGCGGAGTCATGCTTATAGTGCGTGATGTCACCAGACTGACCGGTCTTGAGCGTGCTCTGGCGGCGCAGCATATCCGGCGCAGCATGATCGGGCGCAGCAGCGTGATGCGCGGGGTCTTCCGTCTGGTGGAAAGTCTGGCCGACACGGACACCACCGTGCTTGTCACCGGTGAAAGCGGAACAGGTAAGGAACTGGTGGCCGATGCGCTGCACCATTCCGGTGCGCGGGCGCAGGGACCGTTTGTCAAAGTCAACTGTTCGGCTTTATCCGAAACGCTGCTTGAAAGTGAACTGTTCGGCCACGTGCGCGGGGCGTTCACCGGTGCCACAAAGGACAGAACCGGCCGCATACAGATGGCTCACGGAGGAACTCTTTTTCTGGATGAAATAGGGGATATTTCGCCCTCGGTGCAGCTTAAACTGCTTCGGGTGCTGCAGGAAAAAGAAATTGAGAGGGTGGGTGAAGGGCGCCCCGTGAAAGTGGACGTACGCGTGGTGGCCGCAACCAATAAAAGCCTGCGTGCACTTGTGGCCCGCGGCAAGTTCCGCGAAGATTTGTATTACCGGCTGAAAGTGGTCGAGGTGCACCTGCCCGCACTGCGCGAACGGCGCGAAGACATTCCGCTGCTGGCAGAACATTTTATTGAGGAATTCAACGAGCATTTTCACCGGCGTGTGAGCGGGCTGGACAGCAGCGCGCAACAGCTGCTGGTGCAGTATGACTGGCCGGGCAATGTCCGTGAACTGCGGCACGCGGTGGAACATGCGTTCATCATGGCCGGCGGCAATGTCATTCCCGCTGCGGCATTGCCTGCAGAGCTCATGCAAAGCGGCCGTTTTTCGGCACAGAGCGCCGGTACGGGCGCCTTGCGTCATGATGCTCCCGATGCCGCCGCGCAGGGGGCGGAGTGGAAACAGCGTCTTTCGGCAGCGCTTAAGGAAACAGGCGGCAACAAAGCCAAGGCCGCCCGTCTGCTGGGTATTTCGCGCCAGACCATGTACCGCAGACTGCGCGAACTGGGTATGTGA
- a CDS encoding sensor histidine kinase: protein MKTTQLPSLSRTMSVKLIRWMCVLGMLCALFLAAFSYQSRISEFEARSRYNAGIIANYINEYMQGAYAALQNTMDEPDGTLPHTMTMLKRLYPQFTRVMLVDGNRKITTSVPPALPGQELAVPLLPVAVAGGVISQPQGMTDAGDMGVYLGVKQQDGSMLVAELHLRAVQKHLAELFPKESSLLVLTDAWGNTMVHPDWAMVRRFANIGLQPVFHATRDTGSFFGKTESEGRLLQVSAMRIASTGWVILHIMPTMNVITGTARDILAFVAVFAALYTVLAASLLYELQRGLARPLREFTRTIKDISVGAWPGRSGSPETYDEFQEMRLEFDNMSAALEEREADLTRAHLFVQNIIDAMPSVVVALDTQGHVTHMNRRAAERMQHNAPAGKTLLPIEAIAPQISPFLPQLHHALHTRTPLELHLTGKDADGSTVHEEVQLAPLPGESEGGVLRIDDVTQRIQLEEMMIQTEKMMSVGGLAAGMAHEINNPLGAILQGTQNIRRRITDTLPANIAAAQKAGCSMQAVQAYMHERKIPDFLQGIQESGQRAANIVSNMLTFSRRSDASPTTANLHAALDRTVQLASSDYDLKKKYDFRQVHIVREFADDVGDIICHPIELEQVVLNLLRNAAQSVATQGAALKETGAEEYRPTIHLRTRREDDWAVIEIEDNGTGMSAATRRRIFEPFFTTKQAGQGTGLGLSVSYFIITKNHGGTLTVDSQEGEGTTFTIRIPVNGPAAVRTQDSFT from the coding sequence ATGAAAACCACCCAGCTGCCTTCGCTTTCGCGGACCATGTCTGTCAAGCTTATCCGCTGGATGTGCGTGCTGGGAATGCTCTGCGCGCTTTTTCTGGCCGCATTCTCCTACCAGAGCCGCATCAGCGAATTCGAAGCGCGCAGCCGCTACAACGCCGGAATCATCGCCAACTACATCAATGAATATATGCAGGGTGCCTACGCCGCGCTGCAAAACACCATGGACGAACCCGACGGCACACTGCCGCACACCATGACCATGCTGAAAAGGCTGTACCCGCAGTTCACCAGAGTCATGCTGGTGGACGGCAACCGCAAAATAACCACCAGTGTGCCCCCGGCACTGCCGGGGCAGGAACTGGCTGTCCCTCTGCTGCCGGTTGCTGTGGCCGGCGGAGTCATCAGCCAGCCGCAGGGCATGACCGATGCCGGAGACATGGGGGTGTATCTGGGCGTAAAGCAGCAGGACGGCTCCATGCTGGTGGCCGAGCTGCACCTGCGGGCCGTGCAGAAGCATCTTGCAGAGCTGTTTCCCAAAGAATCAAGTCTGCTGGTACTGACAGATGCATGGGGCAACACCATGGTGCACCCCGACTGGGCCATGGTGCGGCGTTTTGCCAACATAGGTCTGCAGCCGGTCTTTCATGCCACCCGCGACACGGGATCATTCTTCGGCAAGACGGAATCCGAAGGCCGCCTGTTGCAGGTTTCGGCCATGCGCATCGCTTCCACAGGGTGGGTCATTCTGCACATAATGCCCACCATGAATGTGATCACGGGCACCGCGCGCGACATACTGGCCTTTGTGGCGGTGTTTGCCGCGCTGTATACAGTTCTCGCCGCATCGCTGCTGTACGAGCTGCAGCGCGGGCTTGCGCGCCCGCTCAGAGAATTCACCAGAACCATCAAGGACATTTCTGTGGGAGCATGGCCGGGCAGATCCGGCAGCCCGGAAACCTATGATGAATTTCAGGAAATGCGCCTTGAATTTGACAACATGTCCGCAGCGCTGGAGGAACGCGAGGCGGATCTCACCCGGGCGCACCTTTTTGTCCAGAACATCATAGACGCCATGCCTTCCGTTGTTGTGGCTCTGGATACACAGGGGCATGTCACCCACATGAACAGGCGCGCGGCAGAACGCATGCAGCACAACGCACCCGCCGGCAAAACCCTGCTGCCCATCGAAGCCATTGCCCCGCAGATTTCACCGTTTCTGCCGCAGCTGCACCATGCCCTGCACACCCGCACCCCCCTTGAGCTGCACCTGACAGGCAAAGACGCCGACGGCAGCACCGTGCATGAAGAAGTGCAGCTGGCCCCGCTGCCCGGCGAATCCGAAGGCGGCGTACTGCGCATAGACGATGTGACGCAGCGCATCCAGCTGGAAGAAATGATGATTCAGACTGAAAAAATGATGTCTGTGGGCGGGCTTGCAGCGGGTATGGCCCACGAGATCAACAACCCGCTGGGTGCCATACTGCAGGGAACCCAGAATATCCGCAGGCGCATCACCGACACGCTGCCCGCAAATATCGCTGCCGCACAGAAGGCGGGGTGCTCCATGCAGGCCGTTCAGGCCTATATGCACGAAAGAAAAATTCCCGATTTTCTGCAGGGCATACAGGAATCCGGCCAGCGTGCCGCCAACATAGTATCAAATATGCTTACATTTTCACGCCGCAGCGATGCCAGCCCCACCACAGCCAATCTGCATGCGGCGCTGGACCGCACGGTACAGCTGGCTTCCAGCGACTATGATCTGAAAAAAAAATACGACTTCAGGCAGGTGCACATCGTCCGCGAGTTTGCGGACGATGTGGGAGACATCATCTGTCACCCCATTGAGCTGGAGCAGGTGGTGCTCAACCTGCTGCGCAATGCCGCCCAGTCCGTGGCCACGCAGGGAGCGGCACTGAAAGAAACGGGCGCGGAAGAGTACAGGCCCACCATACACCTGCGCACACGCAGAGAAGACGACTGGGCAGTCATCGAAATAGAAGACAACGGCACCGGCATGTCCGCCGCCACCCGGAGGCGCATATTCGAGCCGTTCTTTACCACCAAGCAGGCGGGTCAGGGCACCGGACTGGGGCTTTCGGTCTCATATTTCATCATTACCAAAAACCATGGCGGCACCCTGACGGTGGATTCGCAGGAAGGAGAAGGAACCACCTTCACCATCCGCATTCCTGTAAACGGACCGGCCGCCGTGCGCACGCAGGACAGCTTCACCTAA
- a CDS encoding MFS transporter, which produces MSSVLPVSPAEERSAVDNRRMLVFLVVLALCSAFAFQGWRTLLNNYAVETAGLSGLQMGIVQSLREVPGFMALGVVFLLLLAREHRLAAVSVCIMGGGVMLAGQFPTFGGVAATTMLMSFGFHYYETLNQSLTLQYFGKKEAPVIMGRIRGFTAGANLAVGGTIALLSLWLPYSAIFVVVGGVAVCGGVWALRQNPASPTAPRQNKGIVLRGRYWLFYLLTFLSGARRQIFVAFAVFLLVDRFGFGIGEITALFIVNNVVNWFLSPAIGRAVNRYGERAVLTLEYAALLFVFLGYGVAWSKWQVAALYVIDHIFYNFALAIRSYFQKVADPADIAPSMAASFTINHIGAVILPALGGYLWMVDYRIPFLGAAGLALCSLVFVQLIPHSMRKAGVAA; this is translated from the coding sequence ATGTCCAGTGTTCTTCCTGTCTCTCCCGCCGAGGAGAGAAGCGCGGTGGATAACCGCCGCATGCTTGTTTTTCTTGTGGTTCTTGCATTGTGCTCCGCATTTGCCTTTCAGGGCTGGCGTACCCTTTTGAACAACTATGCTGTTGAAACCGCAGGGCTTTCTGGTCTGCAGATGGGGATTGTACAGTCTCTGCGCGAGGTTCCCGGCTTTATGGCGCTGGGGGTGGTTTTTCTGCTTTTGCTGGCGCGCGAACACCGCCTTGCGGCGGTTTCGGTGTGCATCATGGGGGGCGGCGTCATGCTGGCGGGGCAGTTTCCCACATTCGGGGGAGTTGCGGCCACCACCATGTTGATGTCCTTCGGGTTTCATTATTACGAAACCCTTAATCAGTCTCTGACCCTGCAGTATTTCGGCAAAAAAGAAGCCCCTGTCATCATGGGGCGCATACGCGGGTTCACTGCCGGAGCAAACCTGGCTGTGGGCGGCACCATCGCGCTGCTTTCTCTGTGGCTGCCCTACAGCGCCATTTTTGTGGTGGTGGGCGGTGTGGCAGTGTGCGGAGGGGTGTGGGCGCTGCGGCAGAATCCGGCCAGCCCCACGGCGCCCAGACAGAACAAAGGGATCGTTCTGCGCGGCCGGTACTGGCTTTTTTACCTGCTTACCTTTCTGAGCGGGGCGCGCAGGCAGATTTTTGTCGCGTTTGCCGTATTTCTGCTGGTTGACCGTTTCGGTTTCGGTATCGGCGAAATCACGGCGCTGTTTATTGTGAACAACGTGGTCAACTGGTTTCTCAGCCCTGCCATAGGGCGGGCAGTGAACCGGTACGGCGAGCGCGCTGTACTGACTCTGGAATATGCCGCGTTGCTTTTTGTTTTTCTGGGATATGGCGTGGCGTGGAGCAAGTGGCAGGTGGCCGCACTGTATGTGATAGACCACATATTCTATAATTTTGCGCTGGCCATCAGAAGCTATTTTCAGAAAGTGGCCGATCCGGCGGATATCGCGCCCAGCATGGCGGCCAGCTTTACCATCAACCATATAGGTGCGGTCATTCTGCCCGCGCTGGGCGGTTATCTGTGGATGGTCGATTACCGCATACCGTTTCTGGGGGCTGCCGGACTGGCGTTGTGCTCGCTTGTTTTTGTTCAGCTTATTCCGCACAGTATGCGCAAGGCCGGTGTAGCTGCCTGA
- a CDS encoding ATP-binding protein — MDNNGYLTHCGRPDTERERPGVLLDTSPVGAFLVSCDGALLECNRTFASQAGLGARQAAGHTLRSLLGDADWPVHAAALKRCAEHAEPVRYEVLLPQGWRAFALYPVAAALGRVACVAGYALDLSGPSGRRPSGFAPDSALHPEECAGSGQDDEQPPEPARELAAAPAGVLSGGAVRRADAAGQPVHAVQNSGGAAVGYISPSGRLLQLSAALCTMLGGSHDQLRGSDFALLFNENDRPAVRERLRAGVGSGVEGVAFEARLNALQDEDKWCRVHCLGVCAAEDKPLFGIVVAEDVSHIRRLRAEAVRAGQLASLGELAAGVAHEINNPVNGIINYAQLLLDAAESRKAQAEAGIARKIIKEGSRIADIAHNLLFFARDRRQEMALLRPEAVLLESLDLTRAMISRDGITLQIAVEPDLPMVRGRSRELQQVFLNVISNARYALNRRFATPCPEKHLAISLRSRRGGEGMVVAEFVDQGGGIPGHLRARVLEPFFSTKPEREGTGLGLSISQSIIRAHGGLLELYSDGHTYTRVQISLPTPTGAQ, encoded by the coding sequence GTGGACAATAACGGATATCTGACGCACTGCGGGCGGCCTGATACTGAACGGGAACGTCCCGGCGTGCTGCTGGACACCTCGCCCGTGGGGGCTTTTCTGGTGTCGTGTGACGGAGCACTGCTGGAGTGCAACCGGACCTTTGCATCACAGGCCGGGCTGGGTGCCCGGCAGGCTGCAGGACACACGCTGCGCTCTCTGCTGGGCGATGCCGACTGGCCGGTGCACGCAGCCGCGCTTAAACGGTGTGCCGAACATGCCGAGCCCGTGCGTTATGAAGTGCTGCTGCCGCAGGGCTGGAGGGCGTTCGCCCTGTATCCTGTGGCTGCCGCGCTGGGACGCGTGGCCTGTGTGGCCGGATATGCGCTTGATCTGTCAGGTCCGTCTGGGCGCCGTCCGTCCGGCTTTGCACCGGATTCTGCCTTGCATCCCGAGGAGTGTGCAGGGAGCGGTCAGGATGATGAACAGCCCCCTGAACCGGCTCGTGAACTGGCGGCTGCTCCGGCCGGTGTTTTGTCCGGCGGCGCAGTGCGCCGGGCTGATGCTGCCGGACAGCCGGTACATGCGGTGCAGAACTCCGGCGGTGCTGCGGTGGGGTATATTTCGCCCTCGGGGCGGCTGCTGCAGCTCAGCGCTGCCCTGTGCACCATGCTGGGCGGCTCGCACGACCAGTTACGCGGCAGCGATTTTGCGCTGTTGTTTAATGAGAATGACCGCCCCGCAGTGCGCGAGCGTCTGCGGGCCGGGGTGGGTTCCGGCGTGGAAGGAGTGGCTTTCGAGGCGCGTCTGAACGCTCTGCAGGATGAGGACAAATGGTGCCGGGTGCATTGTCTTGGCGTATGTGCCGCAGAAGACAAGCCCCTGTTCGGCATTGTGGTGGCGGAGGATGTTTCGCACATCCGCAGACTGCGGGCCGAAGCAGTGCGTGCCGGACAGCTTGCTTCGCTGGGCGAACTGGCTGCGGGTGTTGCTCATGAAATCAATAACCCCGTGAACGGCATCATCAATTACGCCCAGCTGCTGCTTGATGCAGCGGAATCGCGCAAGGCACAGGCCGAAGCGGGGATAGCCAGAAAAATTATCAAGGAAGGCAGCAGAATAGCAGATATCGCTCATAATCTGCTGTTTTTTGCCCGGGACAGGCGTCAGGAGATGGCCCTGCTGCGTCCCGAAGCCGTGCTGCTTGAGTCGCTGGACCTTACCCGTGCCATGATCAGCCGTGACGGCATAACCCTGCAGATTGCCGTAGAGCCTGATCTGCCCATGGTGCGGGGACGCAGCCGTGAATTGCAGCAGGTTTTTCTGAATGTCATCAGCAATGCGCGTTATGCACTTAACAGGCGCTTTGCAACGCCGTGTCCGGAAAAGCACCTTGCCATATCGCTGCGCAGCCGCCGCGGGGGCGAAGGCATGGTGGTGGCGGAATTTGTCGATCAGGGCGGAGGAATTCCCGGGCATCTGCGTGCCAGAGTGCTGGAGCCTTTTTTTTCCACCAAGCCGGAGCGTGAAGGCACCGGGCTTGGGCTGTCCATCAGCCAGAGTATTATCAGAGCACATGGCGGCCTGCTGGAACTGTACAGCGACGGGCACACGTATACGCGGGTGCAGATCAGCCTGCCCACCCCCACAGGAGCGCAATAA
- a CDS encoding ABC transporter substrate-binding protein: protein MPYPRGRTLFALTLGAACLLMAAALYLATPPGDILVGFSGPLEGKFSDLGVEGRNAAQLAIEDINAAGGIDGRRLRLVTAHDGYTQKDAVEADSHLAGQRVAAVIGHMTSSQQLAVMAVHRSVVYVSPTVSTYQLTGMDDNFFRVIADNDATARDLGLFAASRGVQTAVALLDTVNEDFSRTFINAAARGFTSAGGTVVNIIPFSSSVPSSLLDAAASAADSGAQAVFVAASARDTAFVLAQMAQNGFSGPKFSSTWALTPALIAQGGTAVEDTFFCHPYPTLAELPAHRNFISRFSERFGWEPSFPGLFAYTAVRLLQRGLEKTQGRTAGLREALKSIRQLDGLCGPITLDAYGDAHMPFFISTVRNGAFEPVR, encoded by the coding sequence ATGCCATATCCTCGCGGCCGAACATTGTTTGCGCTCACACTGGGGGCAGCATGCCTGCTGATGGCGGCAGCCCTGTATCTGGCAACGCCTCCCGGTGACATTCTGGTGGGCTTTTCCGGCCCGCTGGAAGGAAAATTCTCCGACCTCGGCGTGGAAGGCCGTAACGCCGCGCAGCTGGCCATCGAAGACATCAACGCCGCAGGCGGTATTGACGGGCGGCGGCTGCGCCTTGTCACCGCACATGACGGTTACACGCAAAAAGACGCGGTGGAGGCCGACAGCCATCTTGCCGGACAGCGGGTGGCCGCCGTCATAGGGCACATGACCAGCAGCCAGCAGCTGGCCGTGATGGCCGTACACAGGTCTGTGGTCTATGTCTCGCCCACGGTCTCCACGTATCAGCTTACCGGCATGGATGACAATTTTTTCCGTGTCATTGCAGACAACGACGCCACAGCCCGTGATCTGGGCCTGTTTGCCGCCTCCCGCGGGGTGCAGACGGCCGTGGCCCTGCTGGACACGGTGAATGAAGATTTTTCACGGACGTTTATCAACGCTGCGGCCAGAGGCTTCACCTCGGCGGGAGGCACGGTAGTCAACATCATTCCGTTTTCCTCGTCCGTTCCTTCTTCGCTGCTGGATGCCGCCGCCTCGGCCGCTGATTCCGGCGCGCAGGCCGTATTTGTGGCGGCTTCTGCGCGTGACACCGCGTTTGTGCTGGCCCAGATGGCCCAGAACGGATTCTCGGGCCCGAAATTCTCCTCCACATGGGCACTGACTCCCGCGCTGATAGCACAGGGCGGTACCGCAGTGGAAGACACGTTCTTCTGCCATCCTTATCCCACACTGGCCGAACTGCCCGCCCACCGCAACTTCATCAGCCGGTTCAGCGAGCGGTTCGGCTGGGAACCGAGCTTTCCGGGCCTGTTTGCCTATACCGCCGTGCGGTTGCTGCAGCGCGGGCTGGAAAAAACACAGGGACGGACGGCGGGCCTGCGTGAAGCCCTGAAAAGTATCAGACAACTGGATGGTCTGTGCGGCCCCATCACGCTGGATGCATACGGAGACGCACACATGCCGTTCTTCATTTCCACAGTGCGCAACGGCGCATTCGAGCCGGTACGATGA